A DNA window from Panthera tigris isolate Pti1 chromosome X, P.tigris_Pti1_mat1.1, whole genome shotgun sequence contains the following coding sequences:
- the LOC122235498 gene encoding norrin: MRNHALAASFSMLSLLALMGDTDSKTDSSFMIDSDPLRCMRHHYVDSISHPLYKCSSKMVLLARCEGHCSQASRSEPLVSFSTVLKQPFRSSCHCCRPQTSKLKALRLRCSGGMRLTATYRYILSCHCEECGS, encoded by the exons ATGAGAAATCATGCACTCGCTGCATCTTTTTCTATGCTCTCCCTGCTGGCGCTGATGGGAGATACAGACAGCAAAACGGACAGCTCGTTCATGATCGACTCGGACCCTCTGCGCTGCATGAGGCACCACTATGTTGATTCTATCAGTCACCCGTTGTACAAGTGTAGCTCAAAG atGGTGCTTCTGGCCAGGTGCGAGGGGCACTGCAGCCAGGCGTCACGCTCGGAGCCCCTGGTGTCCTTCAGCACTGTCCTCAAGCAGCCCTTCCGCTCCTCCTGTCACTGCTGCCGGCCCCAGACCTCCAAGCTAAAAGCACTGCGGCTGCGCTGCTCCGGGGGCATGAGGCTCACAGCCACCTACCGGTACATCCTCTCCTGTCACTGCGAGGAGTGCGGCTCCTGA